GGTCTTGTTGACAAATAAAGAGGTCTGGAATGAGGTGGCCAAATGTGTTGAGTGGACGAGAGCAATGGTATATGAACACAGAATTAACAAGATTTGTAGACTGATTGCAAATGGAACATGAGTGATAGAAGATctaggaaacaaaaaaaggaaatgctgTGTCAAAAGAGCAGGAGCAAACCTTTCTCTATGACTAGGAAAAAAAGAGGACAGGACAAACTCCTGTCAGATtgtgacaacttttttttttttttttttttttaagtgcattaAAGAGTAAGTCATCTGCAATATGAATGCCTTGGGGGAAATGGGTGATCTGGGTTTCAAGAATGGATGAAAGGGTTTGGAACTGTTTCTGGAGAAAATTAATCAGATTTCCTTCCTCTACAGAATTTCTATTACTTTTTGGCAAAGGGGAAAATCTTACATTCACAAGGCTTTACCTTCATGAGAtgtctctccagtatgaattctgtAATGCTGAGTAAGCTGTTTGCTCAGGCGGAAGTtattcccacattcattacactgatacggtttctctccagtgtgaattcgcTGATGTTCAGCAAGTCCTGTCTTTAGGCGAAAGGTCTTTCCACATTCACTGcactcataaggtttctctccagtgtgaattctcagATGTCCTGTAAGGCCTGTACTTCGACTAAAAGCtttcccacactcattacattcatatggctTCTCCCCCGTATGAACTGTCTGATGTTGAGTAAGATGTGATCTTTGGCCAaaagccttcccacattcattgcattcataaggtttctctccagtatgaattctctgatgtcgaTTAAGCTGTGTACTCTGActgaaggccttcccacattcactacattcATATGGTTTCTCTCCTGTATGATTTCTCTGATGCTCAGTAAGTCCTATGCTCAGAcgaaaggcttttccacattcattgcattcaaagggtttctctccagtatgaattctctgatgttctgtCAGTGCTGTGCTCAGGCGGAAAGCCTTCCCACATTCTTTACATTCAAAaggcttttctccagtatgaattgtTTGATGTCGATTAAGCCCAGCACTTCTTCGAAaaagccttcccacattcattgcattcatatggtttttctccagtatgaattatCTGATGTCTAGTAAGCTGTGAGCTCTGGCAGAAagtcttcccacattcattacattcataaggtttttctccagtatgaataaTCTGATGTTGAGTAAGCTGTGTTCTCACTcggaaggctttcccacattcattacattcataaggtttttctccagtatgaattctctcatGTTGGGTAAGTCCTATTCTCTGGCAAAAAGTCTTCCCACATTCCTTACACTCATAGGGTTTCTCTCtggtatgaattctctgatgctgaGTAAGTCCTGCTCTCTGGcagaaggctttcccacattcataacattcataagctctctctccagtatgaattctctgatgttcagtaagTCCTGTTCTATGATGAAAGGCTTTCCCACAGTTcctacattcataaggtttctctccagtatgaattcgcTGATGTATAAATAATCGTGTGCTCAGgctaaaggcctttccacattcattacattcataaggtttttcccCAGTATGAATTGTTTGATGCTGAATAAGTGCTGAACTCTGGTGGAAGGCTTTCCCACAGTCActacatatataaattttctcTCTGGTATGAATTATCTGATGTCTAGTAAGCTTTGAGCGCTGTCGGAAGACCTTTCCACATTCActgcattcataaggtttttctccagtatgaattctcttatgtTCAGTAAGCTGTGAATTCCTACAGAAGGCCTTTCCACATTCCTTacactcataaggtttctctccagtatgaatcctcTGATGCTGAATAAGTCCTGGTTTCTGGcagaaggctttcccacattcataaCATTCATAAGCTCTCTCCCcactatgaattctctgatgttcagtaagTCCTGTTCTATGATGGAAAGTCTTCCCACAGTCaatacattcataaggcttctctccagggTGAATTCGTTGATGTCCTATGAAACCTGAACTGAAGATTTTCCCAGGTTCCCTATATTCAAAAGGTCTCTCTCCTGAACAAATAGTTTGATGCTGAATAAGTGCTGATCTCTGGTGGAAGCCTTTCTCATAGCCATTGAATACATACGTTTTTTCTCTAGTTTGAAGCATCTGATGTTGATCAAGCTTTGAGCAGTGGCAGGCGGCCTTCCCACATAGTTTACATTCATAAAACTTCTCTCCaggatgaattttcttattttcaataaaCTGTAAGTTCCTGGAAAAGGCCTTCCCATGTTCCTTATACTCATAACATTTCTCTCTAGTGTGAACTGGCATATTATATTCTATGAGTTCTGGTATGTAATTAAAGGGTTTCCCATATTCATTACACTTGATCTCTGTATGTATGTCATATTTCAGGGCATTCTTCCCATTGTCCTGCTGCCTCTCGAAACGAGCACCACATTTCTGAGCTTCTCCCCAATTGAAGTCACAGGGATTATCCCTTTCTAGTCTTTCCTGAGAGGATTCTTGTGTCAGAAATCTCAGATGTGAGGCTGACTCCTTG
This sequence is a window from Sminthopsis crassicaudata isolate SCR6 chromosome 1, ASM4859323v1, whole genome shotgun sequence. Protein-coding genes within it:
- the LOC141549862 gene encoding LOW QUALITY PROTEIN: uncharacterized protein LOC141549862 (The sequence of the model RefSeq protein was modified relative to this genomic sequence to represent the inferred CDS: deleted 1 base in 1 codon) gives rise to the protein MAALPPAPGACQGPVTFREVAVPFSREEWGRLRPAQRELYREVMLENYRNLVGLGLAVSSPHVVCQLERGEGPWVPEGDAPGSSRAVWETRLATKESASHLRFLTQESSQERLERDNPCDFNWGEAQKCGARFERQQDNGKNALKYDIHTEIKCNEYGKPFNYIPELIEYNMPVHTREKCYEYKEHGKAFSRNLQFIENKKIHPGEKFYECKLCGKAACHCSKLDQHQMLQTREKTYVFNGYEKGFHQRSALIQHQTICSGERPFEYREPGKIFSSGFIGHQRIHPGEKPYECIDCGKTFHHRTGLTEHQRIHSGERAYECYECGKAFCQKPGLIQHQRIHTGEKPYECKECGKAFCRNSQLTEHKRIHTGEKPYECSECGKVFRQRSKLTRHQIIHTREKIYICSDCGKAFHQSSALIQHQTIHTGEKPYECNECGKAFSLSTRLFIHQRIHTGEKPYECRNCGKAFHHRTGLTEHQRIHTGERAYECYECGKAFCQRAGLTQHQRIHTREKPYECKECGKTFCQRIGLTQHERIHTGEKPYECNECGKAFRVRTQLTQHQIIHTGEKPYECNECGKTFCQSSQLTRHQIIHTGEKPYECNECGKLFRRSAGLNRHQTIHTGEKPFECKECGKAFRLSTALTEHQRIHTGEKPFECNECGKAFRLSIGLTEHQRNHTGEKPYECSECGKAFSQSTQLNRHQRIHTGEKPYECNECGKAFGQRSHLTQHQTVHTGEKPYECNECGKAFSRSTGLTGHLRIHTGEKPYECSECGKTFRLKTGLAEHQRIHTGEKPYQCNECGNNFRLSKQLTQHYRIHTGETSHEGKAL